A portion of the Bacillus thuringiensis genome contains these proteins:
- the gpG gene encoding phage tail assembly chaperone G yields MKLTLRINKENKTFNLPEFIPARLIRQAPELADIPNNPGPEDMDKMVKFVVNVYDEQFTLDQYWDGVDARKFLSTTSDVINAIVNETVDAAGGTPGTGEEENPNA; encoded by the coding sequence ATGAAATTAACTTTACGAATCAATAAGGAAAATAAAACTTTTAATTTACCAGAGTTCATTCCAGCTCGCCTAATCCGTCAGGCGCCTGAGCTTGCCGATATTCCAAATAACCCTGGTCCAGAGGATATGGATAAAATGGTTAAATTTGTGGTGAATGTTTATGATGAACAATTCACCTTGGATCAATATTGGGATGGTGTGGATGCCCGTAAATTCTTATCAACAACGTCAGATGTAATTAATGCTATTGTCAACGAAACTGTGGATGCAGCTGGTGGTACACCTGGAACTGGAGAAGAAGAAAACCCAAACGCTTAG
- a CDS encoding major tail protein produces the protein MAGEIITISSTVGVDSLVYAKLTKDNVTGVEYATVKKMEGAVKVKTSKKVSSEIMWSDNKKSEIAESDGEIEVEIELRSISLSTKADIEGYPEVKDGVLDEKREGEKPYLAIGYRFLKANNKYRYVWLLKGKLSQEEEEGETKKDKPNFQTTKLKGTFIERDFDDRPKFTADADEPTFTKTVGDNWFSKVYEKPVTPPVGK, from the coding sequence ATGGCTGGAGAAATTATTACAATTAGTTCGACTGTAGGTGTTGATAGTCTTGTTTATGCAAAACTAACAAAAGATAATGTAACAGGTGTGGAATATGCAACGGTAAAGAAAATGGAAGGTGCTGTAAAGGTTAAAACATCTAAAAAGGTATCTTCTGAGATTATGTGGAGCGATAATAAGAAATCAGAAATTGCAGAGTCTGACGGTGAAATTGAGGTTGAAATCGAACTTCGTAGTATTTCGCTTTCAACTAAAGCAGACATTGAAGGATATCCTGAAGTTAAAGATGGCGTATTAGACGAAAAACGTGAGGGTGAAAAGCCATATCTAGCTATTGGATATCGTTTTTTAAAGGCAAATAATAAGTATCGTTATGTTTGGCTACTTAAAGGAAAGCTTTCACAAGAGGAAGAAGAGGGTGAAACTAAGAAAGATAAGCCAAACTTCCAAACAACTAAACTAAAAGGAACTTTTATTGAGCGTGATTTTGATGATAGACCAAAATTTACAGCTGATGCAGATGAACCTACATTTACAAAAACGGTAGGTGATAATTGGTTTAGTAAGGTATATGAAAAACCAGTAACACCGCCAGTAGGAAAGTAA
- a CDS encoding distal tail protein Dit, which produces MGKISFTFNKIRKDYIQMLVGRKRPSWAPVKRKLVRVPHRAGALFLNTETEERRIDVPLVIKAKKDMADLQKVKEDLADWLYTEQPAELIFDDELDRTYLALIDGSVDLDEIVNRGKGVITFVCPMPYKLGKQNTHTFSQNGSTEVATSFINQGNIEAPPIIEVEAQKPSTFLDVWFGEQPYNRDYFRIGYPLKTEQLPVERNQRLIWDEMATTVGWSKVSSMEDGNLIGEMKTDKYQFYCSDFGTSTGKGWHGAAVKKSIPGGPVQDFIMQAYVTCKSKKINEMGRVEIAILDENSKVLSKIAMNDLFWQAEQNFGTMVIGYDNKPGKTGLIYESGDYPNTWNQYFGRLWIARTGNVWEAYISKFLPGTEKDDSERFARWTDENNYHMEKAAQIQISIMQWQDVPPVEAMSVSDLKFWKVNLNTKNDPPYIFDAGDKIIIDTEKSLVTINGKNAINLKDIFSNFPTVICGENRINIMPADVKATVSYRERYR; this is translated from the coding sequence TTGGGGAAAATCAGTTTTACTTTTAATAAGATCAGAAAAGATTATATTCAAATGCTAGTTGGAAGAAAACGCCCTTCCTGGGCTCCAGTTAAAAGAAAATTAGTAAGAGTCCCTCATCGCGCAGGGGCTCTTTTTCTTAATACAGAAACGGAGGAACGTCGTATTGATGTTCCTCTTGTAATTAAAGCGAAAAAAGATATGGCTGATTTACAAAAGGTAAAAGAAGATTTAGCGGATTGGCTATATACAGAGCAGCCAGCCGAACTTATTTTTGATGATGAATTAGACAGGACATATCTAGCTTTAATTGATGGTTCTGTAGACTTGGATGAGATAGTCAATAGAGGAAAAGGTGTCATTACTTTTGTTTGTCCGATGCCATATAAATTAGGGAAACAAAATACTCATACGTTCTCTCAAAATGGCTCTACAGAAGTGGCGACTTCTTTTATCAATCAAGGGAATATAGAAGCACCTCCAATTATTGAAGTGGAGGCCCAAAAACCAAGTACATTTTTAGATGTGTGGTTTGGTGAGCAGCCGTATAATCGTGATTACTTCAGAATTGGTTATCCTTTGAAAACAGAGCAATTACCTGTAGAAAGAAATCAAAGACTTATATGGGACGAAATGGCTACCACTGTAGGGTGGAGTAAAGTCAGTTCAATGGAAGACGGCAATCTAATTGGTGAAATGAAGACAGATAAATACCAATTCTATTGTTCTGATTTTGGTACCAGTACAGGTAAAGGATGGCATGGTGCAGCTGTTAAAAAAAGTATCCCTGGTGGCCCAGTGCAAGATTTTATTATGCAAGCCTATGTTACATGTAAGAGTAAAAAAATTAATGAAATGGGCCGAGTTGAGATAGCGATACTCGATGAAAATAGCAAGGTTCTTTCCAAAATTGCTATGAACGATCTCTTTTGGCAAGCTGAGCAAAATTTCGGAACGATGGTTATTGGATATGATAACAAACCAGGGAAAACGGGATTGATTTATGAGAGTGGTGATTATCCGAATACTTGGAATCAGTATTTTGGTCGATTGTGGATAGCTAGAACCGGAAATGTATGGGAAGCATATATTTCAAAATTCTTGCCGGGGACAGAGAAAGATGATTCAGAACGTTTTGCACGGTGGACAGATGAAAATAATTATCATATGGAAAAAGCCGCACAAATTCAGATTAGTATTATGCAATGGCAAGACGTTCCACCAGTAGAAGCGATGTCAGTTAGCGATTTGAAATTTTGGAAAGTGAATTTAAATACCAAAAACGATCCGCCTTACATTTTTGACGCAGGAGACAAAATTATTATTGATACGGAAAAAAGTCTTGTAACAATTAACGGTAAGAATGCAATTAATTTAAAAGACATTTTTAGTAATTTTCCAACTGTAATATGTGGTGAGAATCGTATCAATATAATGCCAGCAGATGTTAAAGCGACTGTTAGTTATAGGGAGAGATATAGATGA
- a CDS encoding hemolysin XhlA family protein, translating into MEGLQDVRSDVQEIKQDIKDIRLEIKSLEMRTTGNEKDIININKQLDKISANTTWILRLIVGGIVGAALTFFLKGGGM; encoded by the coding sequence GTGGAAGGGTTACAAGATGTACGAAGTGATGTTCAAGAAATAAAGCAAGATATTAAGGACATTCGCTTAGAGATTAAAAGTTTAGAAATGCGGACAACAGGCAACGAAAAAGACATTATCAATATCAACAAACAGCTAGATAAAATCAGCGCCAATACTACCTGGATTTTACGACTTATTGTCGGCGGAATTGTTGGAGCAGCTCTCACTTTCTTTTTGAAAGGAGGTGGTATGTAA
- a CDS encoding phage tail tape measure protein gives MKIGEYEIKSSYITNVKGSDAGTSLKTMLMRLNPSTKEAYNKMKDLGLITYNAQAGFDFLVKNGIQPASRNVGDIEVALEKYVMKTEGVTKWNDKCDTAFRELATSSAFLSSKFYDQQGHIQSLENISGTLHESMKDLTDQQRSMALETLFGSDAVRGATILFKEGAKGVNEMWDSMSKVTAADVAATKIDTLQGRITLLDSAFSTMKKTIGDALAPVVSAFVAGLQKLVDGFNSLPGPVQKAIAITGGIVLALTAVATAIGVVLAAVGMIMSGIGALATALGIAGGAAGLAGAAVGMLGSALGVLLGPVGLIAAALIGTGVVAYKAYQKATEDSIASVDRFVTNTEGKVSSSTKKVLGEYFKLSDGIRQKLTEIRLNHEVITEEQSQKLIGQYDKLANTIIEKTNARQQKEIEGLKKFFADSYVLTAEEENKRIEQLNQHYEQEKLKTQEKENKIKEILQTAARENRELTTSERISLQALQDEMDRVAVEHMSKNQMEQKVILENMRVQASEISARQAAEVVENSAKARDKVIEDAKKTRDEKIAEAIRQRDENKTITADEANAIIAEAKRQYDSTVSTARDKHKEIVSEAKSQAGEHANQVDWETGQVKSRFEVMKDDVVRKMKEMGSDVSNKYDEMKNAASNKVEEIKNTVSRKFEEQKKAVKDKMSEIKHDIEDKWNTVEKYFSTINLRSIGKSIIEGLGKGLDDASGGLFSKAAGIANDIKKTISGALEINSPSKVMIPVGSAVPEGVGVGMDKGKRFVVDAAKNVVGTVKKQMGNMPSVFDFGFQTSHYSIPYNALGDFNGYTQPQSSYNNAPTAKTMFSDRSGREQELNVTVNMTNVLDGKELANGSYAYTTKLQDREQKRRAEF, from the coding sequence GTGAAAATTGGAGAATATGAGATAAAGAGCTCATATATAACGAATGTAAAAGGGTCTGATGCAGGTACTTCACTAAAAACAATGCTTATGCGGTTAAACCCATCTACTAAAGAAGCGTATAACAAAATGAAAGATTTAGGTCTTATCACATATAACGCCCAAGCGGGTTTTGATTTCTTAGTAAAAAACGGTATTCAACCAGCTTCAAGAAATGTAGGAGATATAGAAGTTGCTTTAGAAAAATACGTAATGAAAACCGAAGGGGTAACAAAGTGGAACGATAAATGTGATACAGCATTCCGTGAGTTAGCCACAAGTTCGGCTTTTTTATCATCAAAATTTTATGATCAACAAGGGCATATTCAAAGTCTAGAAAATATTTCAGGAACACTTCATGAGTCTATGAAAGATTTAACAGACCAACAACGAAGTATGGCTTTAGAAACATTATTTGGTTCGGATGCTGTACGTGGTGCAACTATTCTCTTTAAAGAAGGAGCAAAGGGTGTTAATGAGATGTGGGATTCCATGTCGAAGGTTACAGCGGCTGATGTCGCAGCAACTAAAATTGATACTCTACAAGGACGAATTACATTATTAGACTCGGCATTTTCTACAATGAAAAAGACAATTGGTGACGCGCTTGCCCCTGTGGTTAGTGCTTTTGTTGCTGGATTGCAGAAACTTGTGGATGGATTTAACTCATTACCAGGTCCAGTACAAAAGGCCATTGCAATTACAGGTGGTATTGTTCTTGCGCTAACGGCGGTAGCAACGGCAATAGGTGTAGTTCTTGCTGCAGTTGGGATGATCATGTCTGGGATTGGAGCATTAGCAACAGCATTAGGAATTGCTGGTGGTGCAGCGGGTCTGGCAGGTGCTGCAGTTGGGATGTTAGGAAGTGCATTGGGAGTGCTTCTTGGTCCAGTTGGCTTAATTGCAGCCGCTCTCATTGGAACTGGGGTTGTCGCATATAAAGCATATCAAAAAGCAACAGAGGACAGTATTGCTTCGGTAGATCGTTTCGTTACGAATACAGAGGGGAAAGTAAGTTCATCCACAAAGAAAGTTCTTGGTGAGTATTTCAAGTTATCTGATGGTATTAGACAAAAGTTAACTGAAATTAGATTGAACCATGAAGTGATAACTGAAGAACAATCACAAAAGCTAATCGGACAGTATGACAAGTTAGCTAACACAATTATAGAAAAAACAAATGCAAGACAACAAAAAGAGATTGAAGGCCTTAAAAAGTTTTTCGCTGATTCATATGTTTTAACAGCAGAAGAAGAAAATAAGCGCATCGAGCAACTAAATCAGCATTACGAACAAGAAAAATTAAAGACCCAAGAAAAAGAAAATAAAATCAAAGAAATTCTTCAAACCGCAGCGAGAGAAAACAGAGAGTTAACAACATCAGAACGCATCTCCTTGCAAGCTTTACAAGATGAAATGGACAGAGTTGCTGTAGAGCATATGTCTAAAAATCAAATGGAGCAAAAAGTTATTCTTGAAAATATGCGCGTACAGGCTAGTGAGATTTCAGCTAGACAGGCAGCGGAAGTTGTAGAGAATAGTGCCAAAGCAAGAGATAAAGTTATTGAAGATGCGAAAAAGACGCGCGATGAAAAAATTGCAGAGGCAATTCGTCAGCGTGATGAAAATAAAACAATTACTGCTGATGAAGCGAATGCAATCATTGCTGAGGCAAAACGTCAGTATGATAGTACAGTTTCCACGGCAAGAGATAAGCATAAGGAAATTGTGAGTGAAGCAAAATCCCAAGCTGGGGAACATGCGAATCAAGTAGATTGGGAAACTGGACAAGTAAAATCTAGGTTTGAAGTTATGAAAGATGATGTTGTTCGAAAAATGAAAGAAATGGGTTCGGATGTTTCCAATAAATATGATGAGATGAAAAATGCAGCCAGTAATAAAGTAGAAGAAATCAAAAATACTGTTTCAAGAAAATTTGAGGAACAGAAAAAAGCTGTTAAAGATAAAATGTCAGAAATAAAACATGACATTGAGGATAAGTGGAATACAGTCGAAAAATACTTTAGCACTATAAATCTACGTTCCATCGGTAAATCAATTATAGAAGGGCTTGGTAAAGGATTAGATGATGCTTCAGGCGGTCTGTTCAGTAAGGCAGCGGGAATTGCAAATGATATTAAAAAGACTATTTCTGGAGCGTTAGAAATTAACAGTCCATCTAAAGTGATGATACCAGTCGGTAGTGCAGTTCCAGAAGGTGTTGGAGTTGGTATGGATAAGGGGAAACGATTTGTTGTGGATGCAGCAAAAAATGTAGTTGGAACGGTTAAGAAACAGATGGGGAATATGCCATCTGTTTTTGATTTTGGATTCCAAACGTCGCATTATAGTATCCCTTATAATGCATTGGGTGATTTCAATGGGTATACGCAACCACAATCATCCTATAACAATGCACCTACAGCAAAAACTATGTTCTCGGATAGATCAGGTAGAGAACAAGAACTGAATGTAACGGTAAATATGACAAACGTTTTAGATGGAAAAGAATTAGCGAATGGAAGTTACGCATATACTACAAAGCTTCAAGATCGTGAACAAAAAAGAAGAGCGGAATTTTAA
- a CDS encoding N-acetylmuramoyl-L-alanine amidase, with amino-acid sequence MKKTMKHITSLLMILVLAVSFATSAFADRTLIIPDLPKQPYRYGIGAYEGVVAHSTATPEAPAINIQKYESRTWRNAFVHYAVDWDEIIQIADTKYIAYGGGPGANKRFVHVELCETADYTKFKRSYDKYVKLLAKILRDRGLSVEKGLWTHSDVTHYLGGTDHEDPIDYLKSHGVSEAQFRADVQRAYNNSSVDVSVPKKPSKPAEVPTAVTDGIAYIEGYNVNLRKGPGTSYSKIRQLNKPESYIVWAEKDGWLNLGGNQWIKNDSSYVKFNKKSTVDSSIVGKRVISKVNNLRFYDAPSWQDKDVAGFVDAGEGFTIDGKLNVNGSLQLKVHNSIGKTYYITINEVYVYVR; translated from the coding sequence ATGAAAAAGACAATGAAACATATTACCTCATTACTTATGATTCTAGTACTTGCTGTTTCTTTTGCTACAAGTGCTTTTGCTGATCGAACACTTATTATTCCTGATTTACCGAAACAACCATACCGTTATGGTATAGGTGCTTATGAGGGCGTTGTAGCACATTCTACAGCAACTCCAGAAGCTCCAGCTATTAACATTCAAAAATATGAGTCTCGAACATGGAGAAATGCATTTGTTCACTATGCAGTCGATTGGGATGAAATAATCCAAATTGCTGATACAAAATACATTGCTTATGGTGGCGGTCCTGGTGCTAATAAACGATTTGTACATGTAGAGTTATGCGAAACAGCGGACTATACAAAATTCAAACGCAGCTATGACAAATACGTTAAGTTACTAGCTAAAATCTTACGTGACCGTGGGTTATCTGTAGAAAAAGGATTGTGGACACATAGCGATGTAACTCATTACCTTGGCGGTACGGATCATGAAGATCCAATTGATTACTTAAAGTCTCATGGCGTTTCAGAAGCTCAATTTAGAGCAGATGTACAACGAGCATATAATAATTCTAGTGTGGATGTTTCTGTTCCTAAAAAGCCATCTAAACCAGCGGAAGTACCAACAGCAGTAACAGACGGTATCGCCTATATTGAAGGTTACAACGTTAACTTACGTAAAGGACCAGGTACAAGCTATTCTAAGATTCGTCAATTAAACAAACCAGAATCTTATATTGTGTGGGCGGAAAAGGATGGGTGGTTAAATCTTGGTGGAAATCAGTGGATTAAGAACGATTCATCTTATGTGAAGTTTAATAAGAAAAGTACAGTAGATTCTTCTATTGTTGGAAAGCGCGTTATTTCAAAAGTTAACAATCTACGTTTCTATGATGCTCCATCTTGGCAGGACAAAGATGTTGCTGGTTTCGTAGATGCAGGTGAGGGATTTACAATTGATGGGAAGTTAAATGTGAACGGTTCACTACAATTGAAGGTGCACAATAGTATAGGGAAAACATATTATATTACGATAAATGAAGTTTATGTATATGTAAGATAA
- a CDS encoding phage tail spike protein: MRTPSEILHIVDFKTDQIVAAIQPQNYWDDKRHWEIKNNVDMLDFTVFDGTTHSATLQQQNLVLKEVRDGRIVPYVITEAEKNSDKRSITTYASGAWVQIAKSGIIKPQRIEGKTVNEFIDMALVGMKWKRGKTDYAGFHTMTIDEFMDPLTFLKKIASLFKLEVQYRVEIQGSQIIGWYVDMIQRRGRDTGKEIELGKDLIGVTRIEHSRDICTALVGFVKGEGDNVITIESINRGLPYIVDNDAFQRWNERGKHKFGFYTPETEELDMTPKRLMTLMEIELKKRVNSSVSYEVEVQSIGRIFGLAHELINEGDTIRIKDTGFTPKLYLEARVIAGDESFTDPTQDKYVFGDYREITDPNEELRKIYNRILGSLGNKQELIDQLDKLVKDANETASNAKKESEAAKTLAEKVQENLKNNTVEIIEAKNPPTTGMQPYKTLWRDISNGKPGILKIWTGAAWESVVPDVESVKKETLEQVNKDIESTKTELNQKVQETQNQATGQFNEVKESLQGVNRTISNIENKQGEIDKKVTKFEQDSNGFKTSIESLTKKDTEISNKLNTVESNAEGTKRAISDVQQTTNDLKKTTTEVKEQAGKISEKLTTVETKVNSDKAGGRNLLLDSNAKYEKTDYLINVFSLTENFVAGEEYTFVIKGSVPAGQKFGIWMNGGSSNVGYATSVYANGITYVTFKAVAVTSGNERKLSLYNFPSNTTKATVEWVALYKGNKPQDWTPAPENQVTNDEFTKKTTEIEKNVDGVTNTVSKVKNSQDGFEKRITTVEQTATGLSSTVNELNNVVSDQGKKLTDANTKLEQQATAIGAKVELKQVENYVAGFKIPELKQTVDKNKQDLLGELANKLATEQFNQKMTLIDNRFIINEQGINASAKKTEVYTKEQANGQFATSSYVRDMETRLQLTEKGVSISVKENDVIAAFNMSKENITLNANRINLRGFITADHIKGQVLEGVTLKTSGNRFVEINKQDMKIFDLDKPRGYIGFMETNDGSIQPSLVLGSDNRKYAGTGSFYIYQVMPRINGVDQPSKAYAKFGVSKGENAEGTNIWSNYIQMQNDGGHLSVYSDGQFRFQNLNDIIFESEGWAPGYGYFSVTTTEPHIFNNNKGQFTFKRKGSDYKIHFINGATDHDLIMGNAMIRSSFVQGYNNGLQIKDMMGQGWKDIELRTLRAQENINANGQMWAKAFNPTSARNMKENIKDIPFSALDKIMSLAIKQYNFRDDMYDLYQMRVNKPEEQTEPYTTKEIETYFGMIADDTDAIFTDKEKRAINLYNTVSIFIVAFQQQYHQFNEELTTVKSENKQLKEQVTTLASDVSTLTDLVQKLISEKPEQL, translated from the coding sequence ATGAGAACACCAAGCGAAATTTTGCATATTGTGGATTTTAAAACAGATCAAATCGTTGCAGCTATTCAGCCACAGAACTATTGGGACGATAAAAGGCACTGGGAAATCAAAAACAATGTTGATATGTTGGATTTTACAGTTTTTGATGGCACAACTCATTCGGCTACGTTACAACAACAAAACCTTGTTTTAAAAGAAGTACGAGACGGAAGAATTGTACCATATGTTATTACAGAAGCTGAGAAGAATTCGGATAAACGATCCATTACCACATATGCTTCAGGAGCTTGGGTTCAAATCGCTAAGTCAGGCATTATAAAACCACAACGAATAGAAGGTAAAACAGTAAACGAATTCATTGATATGGCCCTAGTAGGAATGAAATGGAAACGTGGAAAAACAGATTATGCAGGATTCCACACAATGACTATTGATGAATTTATGGATCCGTTAACGTTTTTAAAGAAAATAGCTTCTTTATTTAAATTAGAAGTCCAGTACCGCGTTGAGATTCAAGGTTCACAAATCATTGGATGGTATGTTGATATGATTCAAAGGCGTGGTCGAGACACGGGGAAAGAAATAGAACTGGGGAAAGATTTAATAGGTGTTACACGTATTGAACATTCAAGGGATATTTGTACAGCACTAGTTGGCTTTGTGAAAGGTGAAGGCGATAATGTAATTACTATTGAAAGTATCAATAGGGGACTTCCCTATATTGTTGATAATGATGCATTTCAACGATGGAATGAACGTGGTAAACATAAATTTGGTTTTTATACACCAGAAACTGAAGAATTAGACATGACTCCAAAACGTTTAATGACTTTAATGGAAATAGAATTAAAAAAACGTGTCAATTCTTCAGTTTCTTATGAAGTAGAAGTACAATCGATTGGACGTATTTTCGGACTAGCACATGAACTAATTAATGAGGGAGATACGATCCGAATCAAAGATACAGGATTCACACCTAAGTTATACCTTGAAGCACGTGTAATTGCTGGTGATGAATCTTTTACGGACCCTACACAAGATAAATATGTGTTTGGTGATTATCGCGAAATTACTGATCCAAACGAAGAACTACGAAAAATTTATAATCGAATCTTAGGGTCATTAGGCAATAAACAAGAGCTGATAGATCAGTTAGATAAATTAGTGAAAGATGCAAATGAAACAGCTAGTAATGCTAAGAAAGAATCCGAAGCAGCGAAAACACTGGCTGAAAAGGTTCAAGAGAATCTTAAAAATAACACGGTAGAAATCATTGAAGCTAAGAATCCACCGACAACGGGGATGCAACCTTATAAAACACTTTGGCGTGATATTAGTAATGGGAAGCCTGGTATTTTGAAAATATGGACAGGCGCAGCTTGGGAATCGGTTGTACCAGATGTTGAATCCGTTAAGAAAGAAACACTTGAGCAGGTTAATAAAGATATTGAATCAACAAAAACAGAATTAAATCAAAAGGTTCAAGAGACACAAAATCAGGCGACGGGACAATTCAACGAAGTAAAGGAAAGTTTACAAGGTGTCAACCGTACAATTTCTAATATTGAAAATAAACAAGGTGAAATTGATAAGAAAGTAACTAAGTTTGAACAGGATTCTAATGGATTTAAAACTTCTATTGAATCATTAACGAAAAAAGATACCGAAATTAGTAATAAATTAAATACTGTCGAATCAAATGCGGAAGGTACAAAAAGGGCTATTTCTGATGTGCAACAAACAACTAATGATCTAAAGAAGACCACAACTGAAGTTAAAGAACAAGCAGGAAAGATTAGTGAAAAGTTAACAACTGTAGAAACAAAGGTTAATAGCGATAAAGCCGGTGGACGTAATCTGTTATTAGATTCAAATGCTAAATACGAAAAAACGGATTATTTAATCAATGTATTTTCGCTAACTGAAAATTTTGTTGCAGGTGAAGAATATACTTTTGTAATTAAAGGGAGTGTACCTGCAGGTCAAAAGTTTGGTATTTGGATGAATGGTGGGTCTAGTAATGTTGGATATGCAACAAGTGTTTATGCGAATGGAATTACCTATGTAACTTTTAAAGCTGTAGCAGTAACGAGTGGAAATGAAAGAAAGTTGAGCCTATATAACTTTCCGAGTAACACTACAAAAGCCACTGTAGAATGGGTCGCTTTATATAAAGGTAATAAGCCACAGGATTGGACACCAGCTCCAGAAAATCAAGTAACGAATGATGAATTCACTAAAAAAACAACCGAGATTGAAAAAAATGTGGATGGTGTAACAAATACTGTATCTAAGGTGAAGAATAGTCAAGATGGATTCGAAAAGCGCATAACTACAGTAGAACAAACAGCAACTGGATTATCTTCCACAGTGAACGAATTAAACAATGTTGTATCAGATCAAGGGAAAAAGCTTACTGATGCAAATACAAAACTCGAACAACAGGCAACAGCAATTGGTGCAAAAGTTGAGCTTAAACAAGTAGAAAATTATGTTGCTGGATTTAAGATACCTGAGTTGAAGCAAACAGTCGATAAAAATAAACAAGATTTGTTGGGCGAATTAGCTAACAAACTTGCAACTGAGCAATTTAATCAAAAAATGACTTTGATTGATAACCGCTTTATTATCAATGAACAGGGGATTAATGCTTCAGCCAAAAAGACAGAGGTATATACAAAAGAGCAAGCAAATGGGCAATTTGCCACATCATCTTATGTAAGAGATATGGAAACCCGTCTTCAGTTAACTGAAAAGGGTGTTAGTATATCTGTAAAAGAAAATGATGTAATCGCAGCATTCAATATGAGTAAAGAAAACATTACTTTGAATGCGAATAGGATTAACTTAAGAGGTTTTATTACAGCGGATCATATCAAAGGGCAAGTTTTAGAAGGAGTAACACTTAAAACGAGTGGAAACAGATTTGTTGAAATAAATAAACAAGACATGAAGATTTTCGATTTAGATAAGCCACGTGGTTATATAGGATTTATGGAGACAAATGATGGAAGTATTCAACCTTCATTAGTCCTTGGTTCTGATAATAGAAAATACGCTGGTACAGGATCATTTTATATTTATCAAGTCATGCCGCGAATTAATGGAGTCGATCAACCTTCTAAAGCGTATGCAAAATTTGGGGTTTCTAAAGGAGAAAATGCAGAAGGAACTAATATTTGGTCAAATTATATTCAAATGCAGAATGACGGTGGACATCTGAGCGTATATTCAGATGGACAATTTCGTTTTCAAAACTTGAATGATATTATTTTTGAATCTGAAGGGTGGGCTCCAGGATATGGTTACTTCTCTGTAACTACAACTGAACCGCATATTTTTAACAATAACAAGGGACAGTTTACTTTCAAAAGAAAAGGCAGTGACTATAAAATACATTTCATAAACGGCGCCACCGATCATGATTTAATCATGGGTAATGCAATGATAAGATCAAGTTTTGTACAAGGTTATAACAACGGATTACAGATTAAAGATATGATGGGTCAAGGATGGAAAGATATAGAATTAAGAACACTACGAGCGCAAGAAAATATAAATGCTAATGGTCAAATGTGGGCGAAAGCATTTAATCCTACGTCAGCTAGAAATATGAAAGAGAATATAAAAGATATTCCTTTCTCAGCTCTTGATAAAATCATGAGTTTGGCTATAAAACAGTACAATTTCAGAGACGACATGTATGATTTGTATCAAATGCGTGTGAACAAACCAGAAGAACAAACAGAACCATATACAACAAAAGAAATTGAAACGTATTTCGGTATGATTGCAGACGATACGGACGCTATATTTACAGATAAAGAGAAACGGGCTATAAATTTATATAATACTGTTTCTATCTTTATTGTAGCTTTCCAACAGCAGTATCATCAATTTAACGAAGAGTTAACTACTGTTAAAAGTGAGAATAAACAACTAAAAGAGCAGGTTACGACCCTAGCAAGCGATGTGTCCACATTAACAGATTTAGTTCAAAAATTAATTAGTGAGAAACCAGAGCAGCTATAA